In Microbacterium binotii, one DNA window encodes the following:
- the argF gene encoding ornithine carbamoyltransferase, producing the protein MTRHLLRDDDLTSAEQGEILDLALELKADRWAAKPLAGPQTVAVIFDKSSTRTRVSFAVGIADLGGSPLIISTANSQLGGKETPSDTARVLERQVAAIVWRTYAQAGLEEMARGTRVPVVNALSDDFHPCQLLADLLTIREHKGELKGLTLAFFGDGRSNMAHSYALAGVTAGMHVRVASPESYAPREDVVADADRRAAETGGSLTLLTDPLEAAAGADIVVTDTWVSMGKEEEKLARLRDLGAYKVTEETMALADPGAIFIHCLPADRGYEVDAAVIDGPQSVVWDEAENRLHAQKALLVWLLRQS; encoded by the coding sequence ATGACCCGTCACCTGCTGCGCGACGACGACCTGACCAGCGCCGAGCAGGGAGAGATCCTCGACCTGGCGCTCGAGTTGAAAGCGGACCGCTGGGCGGCGAAGCCGCTCGCAGGTCCCCAGACCGTCGCGGTGATCTTCGACAAGTCCTCCACGCGCACGCGTGTCTCGTTCGCTGTCGGCATCGCCGACCTCGGCGGCTCTCCGCTGATCATCTCGACCGCCAACAGTCAGCTCGGAGGCAAGGAGACCCCCTCCGACACGGCGCGCGTCCTCGAGCGTCAGGTGGCGGCGATCGTCTGGCGCACCTACGCGCAGGCGGGACTCGAGGAGATGGCGCGCGGCACCCGTGTGCCCGTCGTCAACGCGCTGAGCGACGACTTCCACCCCTGCCAGCTGCTCGCCGATCTGCTGACGATCCGCGAACACAAGGGCGAGCTCAAGGGCCTGACCCTCGCGTTCTTCGGCGACGGCCGCTCGAACATGGCGCATTCGTACGCGTTGGCGGGTGTCACCGCCGGGATGCACGTGCGCGTCGCGTCTCCCGAGTCCTACGCGCCCCGCGAGGACGTCGTGGCCGACGCCGACCGCCGCGCCGCCGAGACCGGGGGGTCGCTCACCCTGCTCACGGATCCCCTGGAAGCCGCGGCCGGTGCCGACATCGTCGTCACCGACACGTGGGTGTCGATGGGCAAGGAGGAGGAGAAGCTCGCGCGGCTTCGCGACCTCGGCGCCTACAAGGTGACCGAGGAGACGATGGCCCTCGCCGATCCCGGTGCGATCTTCATCCACTGCCTGCCGGCCGACCGCGGCTACGAGGTCGATGCCGCCGTGATCGACGGGCCGCAGAGCGTCGTGTGGGACGAAGCCGAGAATCGTCTGCACGCCCAGAAGGCACTGCTTGTCTGGCTGCTGCGCCAGAGCTGA
- a CDS encoding acetylornithine transaminase, whose protein sequence is MAEQTVTPWQDDAGRDLVRNVGDRMALFVRGEGAYLWDEDGRRYLDFLAGIAVDALGHAHPVFVDAVASQAARLAHVSNYFATPPQLALAARLKRLSGAGETGRVYFGNSGAEANEAAFKLARLHGGAERPRILALNGAFHGRTMGTLALTGKPAMQEPFLPMVPGVEFLDSTIEALEAAMDERVAALFVEPIKGEAGVLPLPAGYLEAAREITARHGALLIVDEIQTGAGRTGAWFGFQHAGITPDAITVAKGIGGGFPIGALITFGAASDLFYPGTHGSTFGGNALGTAVAGAVLEEIERAGLVEAAAVRGAQLREAIAGIESDLIEGVRGQGLLLGVALTHPVAPAVVAAAQQHGLVVNAPNDQTIRIAPPLTIGDVEIDEFTRLFSAALATVADALLLKSASPDTEAHA, encoded by the coding sequence ATGGCCGAACAGACTGTGACCCCGTGGCAGGACGACGCCGGACGCGACCTCGTCCGCAACGTCGGCGACCGTATGGCGCTGTTCGTGCGCGGTGAGGGCGCCTACCTCTGGGACGAGGACGGTCGACGCTACCTCGATTTCCTGGCTGGCATCGCCGTCGACGCCCTCGGCCACGCCCACCCGGTGTTCGTCGACGCCGTCGCCTCGCAGGCGGCCCGTCTCGCGCACGTGTCGAACTACTTCGCGACGCCTCCGCAGCTCGCGCTCGCGGCGCGCCTGAAGCGTCTCTCAGGCGCCGGCGAGACGGGACGGGTGTACTTCGGCAACTCCGGCGCGGAGGCCAACGAGGCGGCGTTCAAGCTCGCTCGCCTCCATGGCGGTGCCGAGCGCCCCCGCATCCTGGCGCTCAACGGCGCATTCCACGGCCGCACGATGGGCACGCTCGCGCTCACCGGGAAGCCCGCCATGCAGGAGCCGTTCCTGCCGATGGTGCCCGGCGTCGAGTTCCTCGACTCGACCATCGAGGCGCTGGAGGCGGCGATGGACGAGCGCGTGGCCGCCCTGTTCGTCGAGCCCATCAAGGGCGAGGCGGGCGTCCTGCCGTTGCCTGCGGGCTATCTCGAGGCGGCGCGGGAGATCACCGCGCGCCACGGCGCGCTGCTCATCGTCGACGAGATCCAGACCGGTGCGGGTCGCACCGGTGCGTGGTTCGGATTCCAGCACGCCGGCATCACCCCCGACGCGATCACGGTCGCCAAGGGTATCGGCGGAGGGTTCCCGATCGGCGCCCTGATCACCTTCGGTGCGGCCAGCGACCTGTTCTACCCCGGGACGCACGGTTCGACCTTCGGAGGAAACGCTCTGGGCACCGCCGTGGCCGGCGCCGTGCTGGAGGAGATCGAGCGTGCGGGCCTTGTCGAGGCGGCGGCCGTGCGCGGTGCGCAGCTGAGGGAGGCGATCGCGGGGATCGAGTCCGACCTGATCGAGGGCGTGCGCGGGCAGGGGCTGCTCCTCGGTGTGGCGCTCACGCATCCCGTCGCACCGGCCGTCGTCGCCGCGGCCCAGCAGCACGGGCTCGTCGTCAACGCGCCCAACGACCAGACCATCCGCATCGCACCGCCGCTCACCATCGGCGATGTCGAGATCGACGAGTTCACCCGGCTCTTCTCCGCCGCGCTGGCCACGGTGGCCGACGCCCTGCTCCTGAAGAGCGCATCGCCCGACACGGAGGCCCACGCATGA
- the argB gene encoding acetylglutamate kinase, translating to MTGIDLQDTDPAAASAKAETLIESLPWLKRYREQIVVVKYGGNAMVSDELQDAFAADIAYLRYVGVKPVVVHGGGPQISNMLDRLAIPSEFKGGYRVTSTEAITVVRMVLTGQINPQLVAKINAHGPVATGLSGEDAGLFGGRRRGVVVDGVEHDLGRVGDVVSVDPQPIIDQLEAGRIPVVSSIAPDLDHTGHSLNVNADAAAAALAVALGAVKLVVLTDVPGLYADWPNRDSLVSHLTSAELEEMLPRLESGMIPKMQACLDAVTGGVPTAAIIDGRVPHSVLVELFTQKGIGTEVVA from the coding sequence ATGACAGGTATCGATCTGCAAGACACCGACCCCGCCGCCGCCAGCGCGAAGGCCGAGACGCTCATCGAGTCGCTGCCGTGGCTCAAGCGCTACCGCGAGCAGATCGTGGTCGTGAAGTACGGCGGCAACGCGATGGTCTCCGATGAGCTCCAGGACGCCTTCGCCGCCGACATCGCCTACCTCCGCTACGTCGGCGTGAAGCCCGTCGTCGTGCACGGCGGCGGACCACAGATCTCCAACATGCTGGACAGGCTCGCCATCCCGAGCGAGTTCAAGGGCGGCTACCGCGTCACGTCCACGGAAGCGATCACGGTCGTGCGCATGGTGCTCACCGGTCAGATCAACCCGCAGCTGGTCGCCAAGATCAACGCGCACGGTCCCGTCGCGACCGGACTCTCGGGCGAGGATGCGGGACTGTTCGGCGGACGCCGCCGCGGCGTCGTCGTCGACGGCGTCGAGCACGACCTCGGTCGGGTGGGCGATGTGGTCTCGGTCGACCCGCAGCCGATCATCGACCAGCTCGAGGCCGGGCGCATCCCCGTCGTGTCCTCCATCGCGCCCGATCTCGATCACACCGGTCACTCGCTCAACGTGAACGCGGATGCGGCCGCGGCTGCTCTCGCCGTGGCGCTGGGGGCCGTGAAGCTCGTCGTGCTGACCGACGTGCCCGGCCTCTACGCGGACTGGCCCAACCGCGATTCGCTCGTGTCGCATCTGACCTCCGCGGAGTTGGAGGAGATGCTCCCGCGTCTGGAGTCGGGGATGATCCCGAAGATGCAGGCCTGCCTCGACGCGGTCACGGGCGGCGTGCCCACCGCGGCGATCATCGACGGACGGGTGCCGCACTCGGTGCTCGTCGAACTCTTCACTCAGAAAGGCATCGGAACAGAGGTGGTGGCGTGA